In Pongo abelii isolate AG06213 chromosome 5, NHGRI_mPonAbe1-v2.0_pri, whole genome shotgun sequence, a single genomic region encodes these proteins:
- the HDAC2 gene encoding histone deacetylase 2, with product MAYSQGGGKKKVCYYYDGDIGNYYYGQGHPMKPHRIRMTHNLLLNYGLYRKMEIYRPHKATAEEMTKYHSDEYIKFLRSIRPDNMSEYSKQMQRFNVGEDCPVFDGLFEFCQLSTGGSVAGAVKLNRQQTDMAVNWAGGLHHAKKSEASGFCYVNDIVLAILELLKYHQRVLYIDIDIHHGDGVEEAFYTTDRVMTVSFHKYGEYFPGTGDLRVRLNSV from the exons ATGGCGTACAGTCAAGGAGGCggcaaaaaaaaagtctgctacTACTACGACG GTGATATTGGAAATTATTATTATGGACAGGGTCATCCCATGAAGCCTCATAGAATCCGCATGACCCATAACTTGCTGTTAAATTATGGCTTatacagaaaaatggaaatatat AGGCCCCATAAAGCCACTGCCGAAGAAATGACAAAATATCACAGTGATGAGTATATCAAATTTCTACGGTCAATAAGACCAGATAACATGTCTGAGTATAGTAAGCAGATGCAGAGAT TTAATGTTGGAGAAGATTGTCCAGTGTTTGATGGACTCTTTGAGTTTTGTCAGCTCTCAACTGGCGGTTCAGTTG CTGGAGCTGTGAAGTTAAACCGACAACAGACTGATATGGCTGTTAATTGGGCTGGAGGATTACATCATGCTAAGAAATCAGAAGCATCAGGATTCTGTTACGTTAATGATATTGTGCTTGCCATCCTTGAATTACTAAA GTATCATCAGAGAGTCTTATATATTGATATAGATATTCATCATGGTGATGGTGTTGAAGAAGCTTTTTATACAACAGATCGTGTAATGACGGTATCATTCCATAAATATGGGGAATACTTTCCTGGCACAGGAGACTTGAGGGTAAGACTAAATTCTGTCTGA